A genome region from Streptomyces pratensis includes the following:
- a CDS encoding GNAT family N-acetyltransferase — MTTYKTMPFHLETERLVLRPWAESDAAEFCALLSERGKGTPTVERIRTSIAELLATTATTGLALLPVQRRAEGDFIGYCGLIIGRSTVEEPEIAYELFRRAHGRGYATEAAGAVLDAAVATGRKRLWSTVGAWNTPSLRVLEKLEFERDHVSVEDNGEVVWLTRSLP; from the coding sequence ATGACCACGTACAAGACGATGCCGTTCCACCTCGAGACCGAGAGGCTGGTACTGCGGCCGTGGGCCGAGTCGGACGCCGCCGAGTTCTGCGCCCTCCTCTCCGAACGCGGCAAGGGGACCCCCACGGTCGAACGCATCCGGACGTCCATCGCGGAGCTTCTCGCCACGACGGCGACCACGGGGCTCGCCCTGTTGCCAGTCCAGCGCCGCGCCGAAGGCGACTTCATCGGTTACTGCGGGCTGATCATCGGCCGCTCCACCGTGGAGGAACCCGAGATCGCGTACGAGCTGTTCCGACGCGCGCATGGGCGCGGCTACGCCACCGAGGCGGCCGGCGCGGTGCTCGATGCCGCTGTCGCGACCGGACGGAAGCGGCTCTGGTCGACCGTCGGCGCGTGGAACACACCGTCGCTCCGCGTCCTCGAGAAGCTCGAATTCGAGCGCGATCACGTCTCCGTGGAGGACAACGGCGAAGTGGTCTGGCTCACGCGCTCGTTGCCGTGA
- a CDS encoding alpha/beta fold hydrolase yields MGTVTTVDGTEIYYKDWGPRDAQPIVFHHGWPLSADDWDSQMLFFLAQGYRVIAHDRRGHGRSTQSAGGHDMDTYAADVSTLAEALDLRQAVHIGHSTGGGEVARYVARAEPGRVAKAVLVSSVPPVMVKSASNPGGLPIEVFDGFRSALAANRAQFYIEVPSGPFYGFNRPGAEVSQGLIDNWWRQGMRGAANAHYECIKAFSETDFTEDLKKIEVPVLVAHGTDDQIVPYEDAGPLSAKLLPNGRLKSYEGYPHGMLSTHPEVINPDLLEFVKE; encoded by the coding sequence ATGGGCACGGTCACCACGGTTGACGGCACGGAGATCTACTACAAGGACTGGGGCCCGCGCGACGCCCAGCCGATCGTGTTCCACCACGGCTGGCCGCTCAGCGCGGACGACTGGGACAGCCAGATGCTGTTCTTCCTCGCCCAGGGCTACCGTGTGATCGCCCACGACCGGCGGGGGCACGGGCGTTCCACCCAGAGCGCGGGCGGGCACGACATGGACACCTATGCCGCCGACGTGTCCACGCTGGCCGAAGCGCTCGACCTGCGACAGGCCGTACACATCGGCCATTCCACCGGGGGCGGCGAAGTCGCCCGGTACGTCGCCCGGGCCGAGCCCGGACGGGTCGCGAAGGCCGTACTCGTCAGTTCGGTGCCGCCGGTCATGGTGAAGTCCGCGTCGAATCCGGGCGGCCTGCCGATCGAGGTCTTCGACGGGTTCCGCTCCGCGCTCGCCGCCAATCGCGCGCAGTTCTACATCGAGGTGCCGTCGGGTCCGTTCTACGGGTTCAACCGGCCCGGTGCCGAGGTGTCGCAGGGGCTGATCGACAACTGGTGGAGGCAGGGCATGCGGGGCGCGGCCAACGCCCACTACGAATGCATCAAGGCCTTCTCGGAGACCGACTTCACCGAGGACCTGAAGAAGATCGAGGTGCCGGTACTGGTGGCCCACGGCACGGACGACCAGATCGTGCCCTACGAGGACGCGGGCCCGCTGTCGGCGAAACTGCTGCCGAACGGCAGGCTGAAGAGCTACGAGGGCTATCCCCACGGCATGCTCTCGACGCATCCGGAGGTCATCAATCCCGATCTCCTGGAGTTCGTGAAGGAGTAG